One Rubripirellula reticaptiva genomic region harbors:
- a CDS encoding response regulator transcription factor, with amino-acid sequence MTSLGAIEFATPFCELKRLVVEHLLEWGKGERTESFDLSQFDAIIAIKNSERVVTGESGVFRKLLMDGRSGLGSNVDSTGVRSFRKISQVTDGLILDGVASLELEHVGPHYNLRPCSFITYKRRLDELQDPSFVILTISRPVAYLGTSNVERRRSLNELVSLLQQLDATDQEICQGYARGDSSREIGAMVGLTTRSVEIRRQKILAHFGFERPIEIVKMLVRLDERGLA; translated from the coding sequence GTGACAAGTTTGGGGGCCATCGAGTTCGCAACGCCGTTTTGTGAACTGAAGCGACTTGTTGTCGAACATCTGTTGGAGTGGGGCAAGGGCGAGCGGACTGAATCATTTGATCTGTCGCAATTTGACGCGATCATCGCCATTAAGAATTCGGAACGTGTCGTGACCGGCGAGAGTGGCGTGTTTCGAAAGCTCTTGATGGATGGGCGTTCCGGCTTGGGCTCGAACGTTGATTCGACAGGCGTCCGCAGTTTCAGAAAGATATCCCAGGTGACAGATGGTCTGATTCTTGATGGTGTCGCTTCGCTGGAGCTGGAACATGTAGGGCCTCACTACAATCTTCGGCCTTGTTCCTTCATCACGTACAAACGTCGACTCGACGAATTACAAGATCCCAGTTTCGTGATCTTGACGATTTCTAGACCCGTGGCCTACCTCGGGACGAGCAACGTTGAGCGCCGGCGAAGTCTAAACGAGTTGGTATCGCTGTTGCAGCAACTCGACGCCACCGACCAAGAGATTTGCCAAGGTTATGCCCGGGGCGATTCATCAAGAGAAATTGGCGCGATGGTAGGGCTGACCACTCGATCCGTCGAAATCCGTCGTCAGAAGATCTTGGCTCATTTCGGATTCGAGCGACCGATCGAAATCGTCAAGATGCTGGTGCGGCTTGACGAGCGTGGCTTGGCTTAG
- a CDS encoding Na+/H+ antiporter subunit E translates to MKYTLTLGAALFANWLLWSGHFDNPFLIGMGIASCGVSLWLSQRMKIVDEEGAPAQLGFRPFTQYAPWLIKEIVVSNIQVAKIILSAKMPLKRNIVMVTASQKSPLGRVIMANSITLTPGTVSMDLIGNKIKVHALSLEEAEEDMSGDMDRRITRLEQQGSRRPAQSRDRSSAKP, encoded by the coding sequence GTGAAATACACGCTCACGCTAGGCGCCGCGCTGTTCGCCAATTGGCTGTTGTGGTCCGGCCACTTCGATAATCCATTCCTGATTGGAATGGGGATAGCGTCATGCGGAGTCAGTTTGTGGTTGTCGCAGCGGATGAAAATTGTGGACGAAGAAGGCGCGCCGGCGCAGTTAGGATTTCGGCCGTTTACTCAATATGCACCATGGCTGATCAAGGAAATCGTGGTATCGAATATCCAAGTCGCCAAGATCATTTTGTCGGCTAAGATGCCGCTAAAACGCAACATTGTGATGGTCACCGCTAGCCAAAAGAGTCCGCTGGGGCGTGTGATCATGGCGAACTCGATCACCCTGACGCCGGGAACCGTTTCGATGGACCTGATCGGCAACAAAATCAAAGTCCACGCGTTGTCGCTTGAAGAAGCCGAAGAAGACATGTCGGGCGACATGGACCGCCGAATCACACGGTTGGAACAGCAAGGCTCGCGACGACCCGCACAGTCGCGTGATCGATCGAGCGCGAAGCCATGA
- a CDS encoding DUF4040 domain-containing protein yields the protein MMVIEFAILGMLVTTAVTIARMRDLWAAIMFTGIYSFLSASWMLLLDAPDVSFTEAAVGAGISTVLMLSTLSLTGKEEKKSKRFAPIPFLVVTVTGCALIYGTLDMPPMGDPNDPIHLHPDPGFVERSQTDMHGMPNVVTAILASYRGYDTLGETTVVLTAGIAVLLILRRGKEEHVEAEL from the coding sequence ATGATGGTGATCGAGTTTGCGATTCTGGGAATGCTGGTAACCACAGCGGTCACGATTGCTCGCATGCGAGACTTGTGGGCCGCCATCATGTTTACGGGAATCTACAGTTTCCTATCGGCAAGCTGGATGTTGCTGTTGGACGCTCCCGACGTATCGTTTACCGAAGCGGCCGTCGGCGCCGGCATCTCGACCGTCTTGATGCTCAGCACGTTGTCGTTGACCGGCAAAGAAGAGAAAAAGTCAAAACGTTTCGCGCCGATCCCATTCTTGGTGGTCACCGTGACGGGCTGTGCCTTGATCTACGGCACGCTGGACATGCCGCCGATGGGCGACCCGAATGACCCGATCCATCTGCATCCAGACCCTGGATTTGTCGAGCGATCGCAAACCGATATGCACGGAATGCCAAACGTGGTCACCGCCATTTTGGCCAGCTATCGAGGCTACGACACGCTGGGTGAAACGACCGTCGTATTGACCGCAGGGATCGCAGTCTTGTTGATCCTGCGACGCGGAAAAGAAGAACACGTGGAGGCAGAGCTATGA
- a CDS encoding sodium:proton antiporter — MNINLTSDPNIGIFAWQFQGLLNYWVVVFLMMIGFYIVIARGNLIKTILGLNIFQTSVFLLYITMGKINGGTAPIIPPHLVASHGNAAGHGDVTTHGDAAIHGEGVSHGNSAIDEHTELATEAATMIYSNPLPSVLMLTAIVVGIATTATALALIVRIREDYGTIEEDEILQIDQAGTDGNP, encoded by the coding sequence ATGAACATCAACCTGACTAGCGATCCCAACATCGGCATCTTTGCTTGGCAGTTTCAAGGACTGCTGAATTACTGGGTCGTTGTTTTCCTGATGATGATCGGTTTCTACATCGTCATCGCGAGAGGCAACTTGATCAAAACGATCTTGGGTTTGAACATTTTCCAGACCTCGGTGTTCTTGCTGTACATCACGATGGGAAAGATCAATGGAGGAACCGCACCGATCATTCCGCCCCACTTGGTCGCGAGTCACGGTAACGCTGCTGGCCACGGTGATGTGACGACTCATGGCGATGCTGCCATTCATGGTGAAGGCGTATCCCACGGTAATTCGGCGATCGATGAACATACCGAACTTGCAACCGAAGCGGCGACGATGATCTATTCAAATCCGCTGCCAAGTGTTTTGATGCTGACCGCAATCGTGGTAGGCATCGCTACGACGGCGACGGCGCTGGCGTTGATTGTTCGGATTCGCGAAGACTATGGCACGATCGAAGAAGACGAGATTCTTCAAATCGATCAGGCTGGAACGGATGGCAACCCGTGA
- a CDS encoding sensor domain-containing diguanylate cyclase: MVTRTEGDDWIVLDANDHGYGVAPGNVFSWADSFCSRMVLGKGPCIAPASQSIPAYVAAPIGQQVPIGAYIGIPLEDADGGLFGTLCAIDPEPQFAITENDLPLLRVTGRMLASILVAELKLSAIERNKSFSALKELIDPATKVLNANGWEQLVEAEENRCVKYGHPAQIFAIEMADNFDVSNITAAVERLKIFLPEDGAIARLAANEFLMIAPESSTSDGQQRLEAIRKHFRDAGIPMAIGVASRDPRLGMGPAIAAARQMQQAEIEARV, translated from the coding sequence ATGGTCACTCGCACCGAAGGCGATGACTGGATCGTGCTAGATGCGAACGATCATGGATACGGTGTGGCACCGGGAAATGTCTTTTCATGGGCAGATTCGTTCTGTTCCAGGATGGTTCTAGGCAAAGGTCCCTGCATCGCTCCGGCTTCGCAGTCCATTCCCGCTTACGTCGCGGCGCCGATCGGCCAACAGGTTCCCATTGGCGCCTACATCGGCATTCCCCTGGAAGATGCCGATGGTGGGCTGTTTGGAACGCTCTGTGCCATCGACCCCGAGCCTCAATTTGCGATTACCGAAAACGACTTGCCGCTTTTGCGAGTCACGGGACGGATGCTCGCTAGCATTCTGGTCGCGGAACTCAAGCTGTCCGCGATCGAACGAAACAAGAGCTTTTCAGCTCTCAAAGAACTTATTGATCCAGCAACCAAAGTGCTGAACGCCAACGGGTGGGAACAGCTAGTCGAAGCAGAAGAAAACCGCTGCGTTAAGTACGGCCATCCGGCGCAAATCTTTGCCATCGAGATGGCGGATAATTTCGACGTATCTAACATCACCGCCGCAGTCGAGCGGCTAAAAATTTTCCTGCCCGAAGACGGCGCGATCGCACGCTTGGCAGCCAACGAGTTTTTGATGATCGCACCAGAGAGCAGCACGAGTGACGGCCAACAGCGATTGGAGGCAATCAGAAAGCATTTCCGCGACGCCGGCATTCCAATGGCGATCGGTGTCGCCAGTCGTGACCCTCGCCTTGGAATGGGACCGGCGATCGCAGCCGCGCGGCAGATGCAGCAAGCAGAAATCGAAGCACGCGTGTAG
- a CDS encoding class I SAM-dependent methyltransferase, which translates to MNRQSKFASIYKDHEWGSTSRSGPGSELFRLKEYVDCLEKVVAREDIQSVVDIGCGDWSFSRNVDWSRVDYTGVDIVPSLSEELNREHGSDKMRFACADLTSDELPSADLCICKDVLQHLSNESVQKFLSGNLKRYRYALLTNDYRKMKRNRFSVFGTMREFQEPNSETVDGGSRPIRLTEEPFNLPAEQLVLFDMQIGRTLFTKETLLWTRE; encoded by the coding sequence ATGAATCGCCAATCCAAATTTGCAAGCATTTACAAAGACCATGAATGGGGAAGCACATCCCGTAGCGGTCCCGGCTCTGAGCTTTTTCGATTAAAGGAGTATGTGGACTGTCTAGAAAAAGTGGTGGCCCGTGAAGACATCCAATCCGTTGTGGACATTGGGTGTGGCGACTGGAGTTTTTCTAGAAACGTTGATTGGTCGCGGGTCGACTACACCGGCGTCGACATCGTTCCGTCGCTATCCGAAGAACTTAATCGTGAACATGGAAGCGATAAGATGAGATTCGCTTGTGCGGATCTGACCAGCGATGAGTTGCCTTCTGCCGATCTATGCATTTGCAAAGACGTGCTCCAGCACTTGTCGAACGAGTCGGTGCAAAAGTTCTTGTCTGGCAATCTCAAACGTTATCGCTATGCATTGCTGACGAATGACTATCGCAAAATGAAACGTAACCGCTTTAGTGTTTTTGGCACGATGCGTGAGTTTCAAGAGCCAAATTCAGAAACGGTCGATGGTGGATCCAGGCCGATCCGACTGACCGAAGAACCCTTCAATTTGCCGGCAGAGCAGCTTGTGCTTTTTGACATGCAAATTGGACGAACGCTGTTTACCAAAGAAACTTTACTTTGGACTCGAGAGTAA
- a CDS encoding monovalent cation/H+ antiporter complex subunit F, whose protein sequence is MTINMFGVASAAMIVTMVLALIRAMLGPTVFDRVLALNMFGTKTVLLISVVSFLTHRTDFLDVALMYSLMNFIGMVALLRFTTMSATPFNQESE, encoded by the coding sequence ATGACGATCAATATGTTTGGAGTCGCAAGCGCGGCAATGATCGTCACGATGGTGCTCGCTCTGATCCGAGCGATGCTTGGACCGACGGTATTCGACAGAGTGTTGGCGCTGAACATGTTTGGCACAAAGACCGTGCTGTTAATTTCGGTCGTCAGCTTCTTGACGCATCGTACTGACTTCCTAGACGTGGCACTGATGTACAGCCTGATGAACTTCATCGGCATGGTTGCGTTGCTGCGATTCACAACCATGTCCGCAACTCCGTTCAACCAAGAGAGCGAGTGA
- a CDS encoding glycosyltransferase, with amino-acid sequence MKTATSKSPNSPCPPPMSAMKVALAHHWITSYRGGEKVIEQIAKLFPGSDLYTLVQNPNIDVPGLRGTTVHTSRLNRFPLVHRTYRHLLPLHPWAIAGMRVADDVDLLLSSDASLFKGIPKAASTKHVCYCHSPPRYLWELGSDYKRASFAARIALDRFAGRLREYDRNSAANVDHFIANSNFVAGRIKKYYDRESTVIYPPVATHDFVANQTRGDFHLAISELVSYKRIDIAVDAYNKLGKRLIVIGDGPERKALQAAAKSNIEFLGRQPFSVLKEHFETCQAFVFPGIEDFGITPVEAQAAGAPVIALRAGGALETVVENETGVFFDDQSAESLIDAVERFASEAFTPESCVRNAVRFSTDQFRDKYIAFLDDMQGRKVLTRDDPAREDSE; translated from the coding sequence ATGAAAACCGCAACTAGCAAATCACCAAACAGCCCATGCCCGCCGCCGATGTCAGCCATGAAAGTCGCCCTTGCGCACCACTGGATCACAAGCTATCGCGGCGGCGAGAAAGTGATCGAACAGATCGCCAAACTGTTTCCAGGCAGCGACTTGTATACGTTGGTGCAAAACCCCAACATTGATGTACCGGGACTTCGCGGCACCACGGTCCACACCAGCCGCCTGAATCGGTTCCCACTCGTCCACCGCACCTATCGCCATCTGCTGCCGCTGCACCCATGGGCCATTGCGGGCATGCGAGTTGCCGACGATGTGGACTTGCTACTCTCAAGCGATGCTTCGCTGTTCAAGGGCATCCCCAAAGCAGCCAGCACCAAACACGTTTGCTATTGCCATTCGCCGCCACGGTATCTGTGGGAACTGGGATCGGACTACAAGCGAGCGTCGTTTGCCGCGCGAATTGCGTTGGACCGATTCGCCGGCCGATTGCGTGAATACGACCGCAACTCAGCCGCCAATGTTGACCACTTCATCGCCAACTCGAACTTCGTCGCCGGCCGGATTAAAAAGTACTACGATCGCGAATCAACGGTGATCTACCCACCGGTAGCCACCCACGATTTCGTCGCCAATCAAACGCGAGGCGACTTTCATTTAGCGATTTCTGAACTGGTTTCCTACAAACGCATCGACATCGCAGTCGACGCTTACAACAAGCTCGGCAAACGCCTGATTGTGATCGGCGATGGACCGGAACGCAAAGCACTGCAGGCGGCTGCAAAATCCAACATCGAATTTCTCGGGCGACAGCCGTTTAGTGTCCTGAAAGAGCACTTCGAAACTTGCCAAGCGTTCGTGTTTCCGGGGATCGAAGACTTCGGAATCACCCCCGTCGAGGCCCAAGCCGCAGGCGCCCCCGTGATCGCACTGCGAGCTGGCGGAGCGCTCGAGACCGTCGTCGAAAACGAAACAGGAGTCTTCTTCGACGATCAATCTGCCGAGTCCCTGATCGACGCCGTTGAGCGTTTCGCATCCGAAGCGTTCACCCCAGAATCGTGCGTGCGAAACGCTGTTCGATTTTCGACCGATCAATTCCGCGACAAGTACATCGCGTTTCTCGATGACATGCAAGGAAGAAAAGTTCTCACCCGCGATGATCCCGCGCGGGAGGATTCAGAATGA
- a CDS encoding lipopolysaccharide biosynthesis protein: MNRRPGPKRGKLSNLVATGRSAISKGSGAREHLTDSVILAIGYVAQLILQMGYFLILTRMLGAERFGQFAAALAAINLVSPFAGIGYSEVALIRVSQDREETGLWLANSVVATLALGIPLAIALALICSQTGSGNLIEWHLMLGLAICELALVRACLAIARIRQARREIKGTSAINVSVSATKAIVAMLLWMSGNDSLLMLVIILDICFTPVLLYFFVSLARQSSATQVSWTALRSNFKLALSFTTGVFSKAVYTDMDKLFLARWTTSEIVGTYAAGYKILSLAFLPIRAILEATFPKQVAYAAKSPSDCLKFSSRVLGVNLLIACCLSACIYLLAPWATVLLGEDFNDSVDVLRVGCVLPILQVLHYSMGNYLSAIGRQTFRATAQVTVVIAYVAVAWFLIPRYSWHGAIWTSLSCEFLLVLLLSTGCFASFFRDDPPTPQTLSEQGEA, from the coding sequence GTGAACCGTCGTCCAGGGCCGAAACGCGGTAAGCTATCGAACTTGGTTGCGACCGGTCGTTCGGCGATCTCAAAGGGTAGTGGTGCACGAGAGCATCTTACGGACTCGGTGATCCTGGCAATTGGTTACGTCGCTCAATTGATTTTGCAAATGGGCTACTTCTTGATTCTGACACGCATGCTAGGGGCCGAGCGGTTTGGACAATTCGCTGCTGCGCTAGCCGCCATCAATCTTGTTTCGCCGTTTGCTGGCATCGGTTACAGCGAAGTAGCGCTCATTCGGGTGAGCCAAGATCGAGAAGAAACCGGCCTTTGGCTTGCAAACTCGGTCGTCGCAACATTGGCACTAGGGATTCCGCTGGCAATTGCGTTGGCGTTGATTTGTAGCCAAACCGGTTCTGGCAACTTGATTGAATGGCATTTAATGCTAGGTCTGGCGATTTGCGAGTTGGCTTTGGTGCGCGCATGCCTAGCAATCGCTCGAATTCGTCAAGCGAGACGAGAGATCAAAGGGACTTCGGCGATCAACGTTTCGGTCTCGGCGACGAAGGCAATCGTTGCGATGCTGCTATGGATGTCCGGCAATGATTCGCTACTGATGCTGGTGATCATTTTGGATATCTGCTTCACTCCAGTGCTTCTGTACTTCTTCGTTTCTCTTGCACGTCAGTCCAGTGCTACGCAAGTTTCTTGGACCGCGCTCCGGTCGAATTTTAAGTTGGCTTTATCGTTCACCACCGGCGTGTTCAGCAAGGCTGTCTACACTGATATGGACAAACTGTTTTTGGCACGTTGGACGACGTCTGAAATCGTTGGCACCTATGCGGCAGGCTACAAAATTTTGTCGCTCGCATTTTTGCCGATCCGGGCAATCTTGGAAGCAACCTTTCCAAAGCAAGTCGCCTACGCGGCAAAGAGTCCAAGCGATTGCTTGAAATTTTCTTCACGCGTTTTGGGAGTCAATCTTCTTATCGCTTGTTGCCTTTCGGCCTGTATCTACTTGCTGGCTCCATGGGCGACTGTTCTGCTTGGTGAAGATTTCAACGACTCTGTTGATGTGTTGCGAGTCGGTTGTGTCTTGCCTATCCTGCAAGTGCTTCACTACTCAATGGGCAACTATTTGTCGGCAATTGGACGTCAAACCTTTCGTGCGACTGCTCAAGTGACTGTCGTGATTGCCTACGTTGCTGTCGCATGGTTCTTGATCCCTCGCTACTCGTGGCACGGTGCGATTTGGACGAGTCTGAGCTGCGAGTTCCTTTTGGTTTTGCTGCTGTCAACTGGCTGTTTCGCCTCATTCTTTCGGGACGATCCTCCAACGCCACAGACGCTTTCTGAACAAGGTGAGGCATGA
- the mnhG gene encoding monovalent cation/H(+) antiporter subunit G produces MDILSWAFLLSGSAFSIIGGIGIVRLPEFFSRMHGAGITDTMGAGLITIGLMFQADSFLVGFKLFAILFFLMVTSPSSCYALAHSALVHGLKPVLDVTKPSNGDSTASNDEGSGS; encoded by the coding sequence ATGGACATCCTCAGTTGGGCTTTTCTGTTGTCCGGATCGGCATTTTCGATCATCGGCGGAATCGGAATTGTGCGTTTGCCCGAGTTCTTTTCGCGCATGCACGGTGCTGGCATCACGGACACGATGGGTGCGGGATTGATCACGATTGGCTTGATGTTCCAGGCTGATTCGTTCTTGGTTGGATTCAAACTGTTTGCGATTCTGTTCTTCCTGATGGTCACCAGCCCTAGCTCATGTTACGCACTTGCCCACTCGGCGCTGGTCCACGGCTTGAAACCTGTACTTGATGTGACAAAACCCAGTAACGGTGATTCGACGGCGTCCAACGACGAAGGATCCGGCTCATGA
- a CDS encoding glycosyltransferase family 4 protein codes for MKVLQIVADGVPGGGTTNVLALTEDLLAQSVEVVFCSQKDSYAIDEAQTLGAEVCNGIDFFSSRLSRRVVRDLHEAVERINPDIIHAHGGRAGFALVRGGDRDRLARSLYTVRGYQFYFKPAPLRYLGKRAERHISRSVFKTVHVCEKDREVGLQQGLVSDASSSMVIRNGLRLSDIPHHDGPRNPKDVAVLGRLTHPKNPELVLDLAVRLASDGFVFHLIGGGDKEAEVRSRVERENITNVRMYGHRSREEGLKIMSGAGTFLLASRSEGLPIAPVEAMAMGLPVVISNVNGCTEVVRDGIEGRVAPSEDRDAFVAALRAVISEPEKTRQLVENGKIRVATEFTRDRVVQQHLQLYDDCLNR; via the coding sequence ATGAAAGTCCTGCAAATTGTCGCCGATGGCGTCCCGGGTGGGGGGACTACGAATGTCCTGGCGCTGACCGAGGACCTGCTGGCACAGTCCGTCGAGGTCGTGTTCTGTAGCCAGAAAGATTCCTATGCGATCGATGAAGCCCAAACCTTAGGCGCTGAGGTTTGTAACGGGATCGATTTTTTCAGCAGCCGGCTGAGTCGCCGCGTCGTTCGCGACCTGCACGAGGCCGTCGAGCGAATCAACCCTGATATCATTCACGCGCACGGCGGTCGAGCCGGTTTCGCGCTCGTCCGTGGCGGCGATCGCGATAGACTCGCGAGGTCTCTGTATACCGTTCGCGGCTACCAGTTTTATTTCAAACCTGCGCCACTGCGATATTTGGGAAAACGAGCGGAACGCCACATCAGCCGATCCGTTTTCAAGACGGTCCACGTTTGCGAAAAAGATCGCGAAGTCGGACTGCAGCAAGGCCTCGTCTCCGATGCATCGTCTAGTATGGTCATTCGCAACGGGCTGCGTCTGTCCGACATCCCCCACCACGACGGGCCTCGGAATCCGAAGGACGTTGCGGTCCTGGGACGACTGACCCACCCGAAGAATCCCGAACTGGTTCTCGACCTTGCGGTCCGCTTGGCCAGCGATGGTTTCGTTTTCCACTTGATCGGTGGTGGCGACAAAGAAGCCGAAGTGCGGAGCCGAGTCGAACGCGAGAACATCACGAACGTTCGAATGTATGGCCATCGCAGCCGCGAGGAAGGATTGAAGATCATGTCGGGCGCGGGCACGTTCTTACTGGCCAGCCGTTCCGAGGGGCTGCCGATCGCACCGGTCGAAGCAATGGCGATGGGATTGCCCGTGGTGATCAGTAACGTCAACGGTTGCACCGAAGTGGTTCGCGACGGAATCGAAGGCCGCGTCGCACCAAGCGAAGATCGCGATGCGTTTGTCGCAGCGTTAAGAGCGGTAATCTCCGAACCTGAAAAGACTCGTCAATTGGTCGAAAATGGAAAGATTCGCGTGGCGACCGAATTCACTCGCGACCGCGTCGTCCAGCAACACCTTCAACTCTACGATGACTGCCTCAATCGATAG
- a CDS encoding glycosyltransferase family 4 protein: MKYLIISDEYRPTIGGIARVAAAVAEHLLDRGNDVTLMTKSRSQNSNERVKTKYYARPANSSLGKIYLTTVWPLTMGSWIRKESFDRILIIDPANALPLPILNMMGKVPYEVMLHGSELIRYSRKKSTDALFARSLAGAERIFSTTGFVSKELKERYDHDSHLTSCGVTEAFLTDPVDDAKLIELRSRYGFGDTDFIVGTISRLDKRKGHDVVIQAIESLKPTLPNIRYLIAGSGPERASLESLVEQKGLQKYVVFAGRIPEEELVNHYDLMDAYAMPNRLLQSYTVEGFGISFAEAAARGVPSIGVDNGGVGEAIDDGVSGYLLATPDPEQVATSIAKIATGESAFDINSVKDHGRKFTWESVVDRIVDAHRFA; encoded by the coding sequence ATGAAGTATTTGATCATCAGCGACGAGTATCGGCCGACCATTGGCGGCATCGCTCGTGTGGCAGCAGCGGTTGCCGAGCACCTGCTGGATCGTGGCAACGATGTCACCTTGATGACCAAGTCACGGTCCCAGAACAGCAACGAGCGAGTCAAGACAAAGTACTATGCTCGTCCGGCCAACAGCTCGCTTGGAAAGATCTATCTGACCACGGTGTGGCCATTGACGATGGGAAGCTGGATTCGCAAGGAATCGTTCGATCGAATTTTGATCATTGATCCTGCCAATGCGCTGCCGCTTCCGATCCTGAACATGATGGGGAAAGTCCCCTACGAAGTCATGCTGCACGGATCCGAACTGATTCGGTATTCTCGCAAGAAGTCAACCGACGCTCTCTTTGCTCGGTCGTTGGCGGGAGCCGAGCGAATTTTTTCGACGACCGGTTTCGTTTCGAAAGAGCTGAAGGAACGTTACGACCACGACAGCCATTTGACATCTTGCGGTGTCACCGAGGCCTTTCTAACCGACCCTGTCGATGATGCGAAATTGATCGAGTTGCGATCGCGTTATGGTTTTGGTGACACTGATTTTATCGTCGGTACGATCAGCCGGTTGGACAAGCGGAAAGGACATGATGTTGTCATCCAGGCCATTGAGTCGTTGAAGCCGACGCTTCCGAATATTCGCTACCTGATTGCTGGTTCTGGGCCCGAACGAGCGTCGCTTGAATCATTGGTCGAGCAAAAAGGACTTCAGAAGTACGTCGTCTTCGCAGGCCGGATCCCCGAAGAGGAATTGGTCAACCACTATGATCTAATGGACGCCTATGCGATGCCCAACCGTCTGCTTCAAAGCTATACTGTCGAAGGATTCGGGATCTCATTCGCCGAAGCCGCAGCGCGTGGAGTGCCCAGTATCGGCGTCGACAACGGTGGTGTCGGCGAAGCGATCGACGATGGTGTCTCGGGATACCTGTTGGCCACGCCCGATCCTGAACAAGTGGCGACATCCATCGCTAAGATCGCAACCGGCGAATCAGCGTTCGATATCAATAGCGTGAAAGATCATGGCCGAAAGTTCACTTGGGAAAGCGTCGTCGACCGGATCGTCGATGCGCATCGATTTGCTTGA
- a CDS encoding Na(+)/H(+) antiporter subunit B, with translation MTDFPIIRVVTKLLIPYILLFAFYVQFHGDYGPGGGFQAGVIFAAAIILYGLVFGLAAVKKVAPPIVIEKLMAAGVLVYAGTGIATIALGGKFLDYDVLEHHFLTEYHFPSGQHLGIFLVECGVGITVTAVMTMIFYTFAGRRQSP, from the coding sequence ATGACCGACTTTCCGATCATTCGCGTCGTCACGAAACTGCTGATCCCGTACATCCTGCTGTTCGCGTTCTACGTTCAATTCCACGGCGACTATGGTCCGGGCGGTGGATTCCAAGCGGGCGTTATCTTTGCCGCCGCAATCATTCTGTATGGATTGGTGTTTGGACTCGCCGCAGTCAAAAAGGTCGCGCCGCCAATCGTCATCGAAAAGTTGATGGCGGCGGGTGTGCTGGTGTACGCAGGCACGGGAATCGCAACCATCGCTCTTGGCGGCAAGTTCCTGGACTATGACGTCTTAGAGCATCACTTTTTGACGGAGTACCATTTCCCCAGCGGTCAGCACTTGGGCATTTTCTTGGTCGAATGTGGCGTCGGGATTACGGTCACCGCCGTGATGACGATGATCTTCTACACCTTCGCTGGACGGAGGCAATCGCCATGA
- a CDS encoding class I SAM-dependent methyltransferase, whose protein sequence is MSTLSSTDLSTRVAELAGQPVRLHLGCGGVHLDGFINVDLHPHDPTINDSSRDGCNADVFADMTDLGLADAVVDEFQTYHTIDHFTRWQCVDMLTDWHRMLRPGGKLVIEVADFARCILWLFHPIANRRRVARNQFYGNQWDRIEFETHRYVWSAREIKKELRSIGFSSVKISHRTETHYPGRDMRIEATK, encoded by the coding sequence ATGTCAACTCTTTCATCAACTGACCTGTCTACGCGTGTTGCGGAACTCGCTGGTCAACCCGTCCGGCTGCATCTCGGGTGCGGTGGCGTACATTTAGACGGGTTTATCAACGTCGACTTGCATCCCCATGATCCGACCATCAACGACTCATCACGTGATGGTTGCAACGCGGATGTGTTTGCGGATATGACAGACCTTGGTCTCGCCGATGCAGTCGTCGACGAATTTCAGACCTACCACACCATTGACCATTTCACACGTTGGCAATGTGTCGACATGCTGACGGATTGGCACCGAATGCTGCGTCCCGGCGGCAAGCTGGTCATCGAGGTCGCAGATTTTGCCCGCTGCATCCTTTGGTTGTTCCATCCGATCGCCAATCGACGCCGAGTTGCCCGTAACCAGTTTTACGGCAATCAATGGGATCGCATCGAGTTTGAAACCCATCGTTACGTTTGGTCTGCTCGAGAAATCAAAAAGGAACTTCGCTCGATTGGCTTCTCGTCCGTAAAGATCTCCCATCGCACCGAGACTCACTATCCCGGTCGCGACATGCGGATTGAAGCAACCAAGTGA